One window from the genome of Rhinolophus ferrumequinum isolate MPI-CBG mRhiFer1 chromosome 22, mRhiFer1_v1.p, whole genome shotgun sequence encodes:
- the FCMR gene encoding fas apoptotic inhibitory molecule 3 isoform X1 — MDIWLWSLYFLPVSGALKILPEVKLEGMLGGSITIKCPLPETPRRLYLCREIDKPRSCVTVISNTNFVRMDYKDRVTLKPCPDQNLFLVEVKELTKSDSGVYACGAGRNTGWGKTQQVTLNVHSVEYEPFWEEEPVPEPPAWFQKFLHRPMPWFQMPAHASSFEFISKVSTPAQKTAVPSAHHSSPTTPITHRPRVSRSSPVVSAKPTTLLPSTTTSKTSAPEEPLRPQTASYNHQTKPYRQRAFNHVPASRMEDQGFHILIPTILGLILLALLGLVAKRVIQRRKALSRQVRRLAVRMSALEASQRPPSQRPRVSQRSRSQNNVYSACPRRSGWAQAAGEGEAPVPSSEASAPPAPPQVSEAPWPHALSLKTSCEYMSFYHKPVANMEDTDSDYVNIPCPTHPSNCLPGPRPWCQ, encoded by the exons ATGGACATCTGGCTTTGGTCACTTTACTTCCTGCCAG TATCTGGAGCTCTGAAGATACTCCCAGAAGTCAAGCTGGAGGGAATGCTGGGCGGATCCATTACCATCAAGTGCCCACTTCCTGAAACACCCAGGAGGCTATATCTGTGCCGGGAGATAGATAAACCCAGAAGTTGTGTCACCGTGATATCCAACACAAATTTTGTCAGGATGGACTACAAAGACCGAGTCACACTGAAGCCGTGTCCAGATCAGAATCTGTTCCTAGTGGAGGTGAAAGAGCTGACCAAGAGTGACAGCGGAGTCTACGCCTGTGGGGCAGGCAGGAACACAGGTTGGGGCAAGACCCAGCAAGTCACCCTGAATGTCCACAGTG TAGAGTATGAGCCATTCTGGGAAGAGGAGCCTGTGCCTGAGCCTCCAGCATGGTTTCAGAAATTCCTACACCGGCCGATGCCATGGTTCCAGATGCCTGCACATGCCAGTTCCTTTGAATTCATATCCAAAG TAAGCACACCAGCCCAAAAGACGGCGGTCCCTTCAGCACAccactcctcccccaccaccccaatcACCCACCGCCCTCGAGTTTCCAGATCATCTCCAGTGGTATCTGCCAAGCCCACAACCCTCCTGCCATCCACCACAACCTCAAAGACCTCAGCACCAGAAGAGCCGCTCAGGCCCCAGACAGCCAGCTACAACCACCAAACCAAGCCTTACAGGCAGAG AGCCTTCAACCATGTCCCAGCGTCCCGGATGGAAGACCAAGGATTTCACATCCTGATTCCCACCATCCTGGGCCTCATCCTGCTGGCACTTTTGGGGCTGGTGGCGAAAAGGGTCATTCAAAGGAGGAAAG CTCTCTCCAGGCAGGTCCGCCGGCTGGCCGTGAGGATGAGCGCCCTGGAGGCCTCCCAGCGGCCCCCGTCGCAGCGGCCCCGCGTGTCTCAGCGGTCACGCTCCCAAAACAACGTCTACAGTGCCTGTCCTCGGCGCTCTGGGTGGGCGCAAGCTGCGG GTGAAGGGGAGGCCCCTGTCCCAAGCTCCGAAGCGTCAGCGCCGCCCGCCCCGCCGCAG GTGTCTGAAGCTCCCTGGCCTCATGCCTTGTCTCTGAAGACCAGCTGTGAATATATGAGCTTCTACCACAAGCCTGTTGCCAATATGGAGGACACTGATTCAGATTACGTCAATATCCCCTGCCCAACTCACCCCTCCAACTGCCTCCCTGGGCCCAGACCTTGGTGCCAATGA
- the FCMR gene encoding fas apoptotic inhibitory molecule 3 isoform X2 — MDIWLWSLYFLPVSGALKILPEVKLEGMLGGSITIKCPLPETPRRLYLCREIDKPRSCVTVISNTNFVRMDYKDRVTLKPCPDQNLFLVEVKELTKSDSGVYACGAGRNTGWGKTQQVTLNVHSEYEPFWEEEPVPEPPAWFQKFLHRPMPWFQMPAHASSFEFISKVSTPAQKTAVPSAHHSSPTTPITHRPRVSRSSPVVSAKPTTLLPSTTTSKTSAPEEPLRPQTASYNHQTKPYRQRAFNHVPASRMEDQGFHILIPTILGLILLALLGLVAKRVIQRRKALSRQVRRLAVRMSALEASQRPPSQRPRVSQRSRSQNNVYSACPRRSGWAQAAGEGEAPVPSSEASAPPAPPQVSEAPWPHALSLKTSCEYMSFYHKPVANMEDTDSDYVNIPCPTHPSNCLPGPRPWCQ, encoded by the exons ATGGACATCTGGCTTTGGTCACTTTACTTCCTGCCAG TATCTGGAGCTCTGAAGATACTCCCAGAAGTCAAGCTGGAGGGAATGCTGGGCGGATCCATTACCATCAAGTGCCCACTTCCTGAAACACCCAGGAGGCTATATCTGTGCCGGGAGATAGATAAACCCAGAAGTTGTGTCACCGTGATATCCAACACAAATTTTGTCAGGATGGACTACAAAGACCGAGTCACACTGAAGCCGTGTCCAGATCAGAATCTGTTCCTAGTGGAGGTGAAAGAGCTGACCAAGAGTGACAGCGGAGTCTACGCCTGTGGGGCAGGCAGGAACACAGGTTGGGGCAAGACCCAGCAAGTCACCCTGAATGTCCACAGTG AGTATGAGCCATTCTGGGAAGAGGAGCCTGTGCCTGAGCCTCCAGCATGGTTTCAGAAATTCCTACACCGGCCGATGCCATGGTTCCAGATGCCTGCACATGCCAGTTCCTTTGAATTCATATCCAAAG TAAGCACACCAGCCCAAAAGACGGCGGTCCCTTCAGCACAccactcctcccccaccaccccaatcACCCACCGCCCTCGAGTTTCCAGATCATCTCCAGTGGTATCTGCCAAGCCCACAACCCTCCTGCCATCCACCACAACCTCAAAGACCTCAGCACCAGAAGAGCCGCTCAGGCCCCAGACAGCCAGCTACAACCACCAAACCAAGCCTTACAGGCAGAG AGCCTTCAACCATGTCCCAGCGTCCCGGATGGAAGACCAAGGATTTCACATCCTGATTCCCACCATCCTGGGCCTCATCCTGCTGGCACTTTTGGGGCTGGTGGCGAAAAGGGTCATTCAAAGGAGGAAAG CTCTCTCCAGGCAGGTCCGCCGGCTGGCCGTGAGGATGAGCGCCCTGGAGGCCTCCCAGCGGCCCCCGTCGCAGCGGCCCCGCGTGTCTCAGCGGTCACGCTCCCAAAACAACGTCTACAGTGCCTGTCCTCGGCGCTCTGGGTGGGCGCAAGCTGCGG GTGAAGGGGAGGCCCCTGTCCCAAGCTCCGAAGCGTCAGCGCCGCCCGCCCCGCCGCAG GTGTCTGAAGCTCCCTGGCCTCATGCCTTGTCTCTGAAGACCAGCTGTGAATATATGAGCTTCTACCACAAGCCTGTTGCCAATATGGAGGACACTGATTCAGATTACGTCAATATCCCCTGCCCAACTCACCCCTCCAACTGCCTCCCTGGGCCCAGACCTTGGTGCCAATGA